A region of Vitis vinifera cultivar Pinot Noir 40024 chromosome 13, ASM3070453v1 DNA encodes the following proteins:
- the LOC100256399 gene encoding ACT domain-containing protein ACR9, producing MGIFCDDAVLIQKGNKPGEPCSITINCPDKAGLGCDLCRIILEFGLCIARGDFSTDGRWCYIVFSFVPCPSSLKIDWESLKNRLLSACPSPLFSYCFNQQYGSSPSPVYMLKLFCLDRNGLLHDVTKVLSELEFTIERVKVMTTPDGRVLDLFFITDGMELLHTKKRQDDTCARLLAVLGEFNVICEIQLAGPEYRSQQGCSSLSPEIAEELFGSELLDNKSNMTKLENGTITVDNFLSPAHTLLQIQCLDQKGLFYDIMRTSKDCNIQIAYGRFNPSVKGYRNMDLFIQKTDGKKIIDPEYQASLCSRLKEEMLHPLRVTITNRGPDAELLVANPVELSGKGRPRVFYDVTCTLKTLGICIFSGEIVRHSTSNREWEVYRFRLEESVEFPLTSSRSRSQIVDRVKRTLMGW from the exons ATGGGGATTTTTTGCGACGACGCCGTTTTGATCCAGAAAGGGAACAAGCCCGGCGAACCATGCTCCATCACCATCAACTGTCCTGATAAAGCCGGGCTTGGATGCGATCTCTGTAGAATAATACTCGAATTCGGGCTCTGCATTGCTAGAGGAG ATTTCTCAACTGATGGGAGATGGTGTTACATTGTGTTTTCCTTTGTTCCATGCCCTAGCTCGCTCAAAATTGATTGGGAAAGCTTAAAAAACCGGCTTCTATCTGCATGTCCTTCACCTTTATTTTCATACTGCTTCAATCAGCAGTATGGTTCATCCCCTTCTCCGGTTTATATGCTAAAGCTTTTTTGCCTTGACCGAAATGGGTTGTTACATG ATGTCACCAAAGTCCTCTCTGAGCTCGAGTTTACAATTGAAAGAGTAAAAGTGATGACAACCCCTGATGGCAGAGTCTTGGACCTTTTCTTCATCACGGATGGCAT GGAGTTACTACACACGAAGAAGAGGCAAGACGACACATGTGCTCGTCTGCTTGCTGTTTTGGGGGAATTTAATGTCATCTGTGAAATTCAGTTGGCAGGGCCTGAATATAGAAGTCAGCAGGGCTGCTCTTCACTGTCACCGGAGATTGCAGAAGAACTATTTGGCTCTGAGCTATTAGACAATAAGTCAAATATGACTAAACTTGAGAACGGCACTATTACTGTAGATAATTTTCTGAGTCCAGCTCATACCTTGCTTCAAATACAATGTCTTGATCAAAAAGGCCTCTTCTATGACATTATGAGGACTTCAAAAGACTGCAATATTCAG ATTGCCTATGGTCGATTCAATCCAAGTGTGAAAGGCTACCGCAATATGGATCTATTCATCCAGAAAACAGATGGGAAAAAGATAATAGATCCAGAGTATCAGGCTTCTTTGTGTTCTCGTCTCAAGGAGGAGATGCTTCACCCATTACGAGTTACTATTACCAACAGGGGACCAGACGCCGAACTCCTGGTTGCCAATCCAGTGGAGCTATCTGGGAAGGGAAGACCCCGCGTTTTCTATGATGTTACATGCACTCTAAAAACATTAGGGATATGCATTTTCTCG GGGGAAATTGTTAGGCATTCAACGTCGAATCGGGAATGGGAAGTGTACAGATTCCGTTTGGAAGAAAGCGTTGAGTTTCCATTAACAAGTAGTCGAAGTAGAAGTCAGATTGTTGATAGGGTTAAACGGACATTGATGGGCTGGTGA